The DNA region CGGTTTGATTTCGGTGCATTCGCAAGCGGGGGCGCCATCAATGCATCGCCTCGATAAAAAAGCAGGTGCTTGATTTCGGTTCGCCAAGTTCAAAGCAAACAGTCTCGAGTAACCGGATTCCCGTGATATTTAAGCTGCGATTGATACTATTCTCCATAGCCTGGAACCGCCCAAAAGGTCTTCGCATCGACGGTCCAAATTCAGGACACATTCGCCGGCTAATCTTAATCTGCTCTAAATCTCGCACCGATAGACTGCCGATTCGGAAGAATCTCAAGCTGCTGTGCTGACAGAACTGAGGATTGGTGACCATAACAATGTGTTCAAGCCTTTCTTGTTGGCGGCCATGGGCCAAAACTCAAAGCCGTTGATGAAATACGCAAAACCACACCGCCTCATCTCGGGACGGATTCCGGTGCCCAAAGCAAAATACGGCCTGCGCTGGTTCGTGGCATTGTTCTGTCTGGCGTTTTGGATCGCTATCGCTATCGCCGTCATTTGGTAAGACGCTCCCTTTCGTTCTGCGCCAAAAACACGACAGCCACCGTTGTCCACAGGATCGCCAAGTCTGTTGTCAGCGAGCACGTGTTGTAATAGTCGACGTCGAACTGCACCCGTTCATCATACGTGGTGTCGCTACGCCGGTGGACCTGCCATAGGCCGGTAATGCCCGGCGTCATGGCGAGATAGTAGTGGATCTGGCGGCCGTAACGCTCCATTTCATCGGCCACGATCGGCCGCGGTCCGACAAGGCTCATATCACCGCGAAAAACGTTCAAGAGCTGCGGAAGCTCATCAAGGCTCGTCATCCGGAGATATTTTCCAAGCCAATGGACACGCGGGTCGTTGACCAGCTTCTGGGTTTCATTCCATTCGGCGCGCCGCTCAGGATCATTGGCGAGAATGCTGGCCAGCCGCGCATCGGCGTCCTTCCGCATCGACCGGAATTTCAGGCATGGGAATGAGCGGCCGTGGC from Rhizobium sullae includes:
- a CDS encoding sugar transferase, which translates into the protein MLSFFDGVAQNGQSARLRRPTSRDYRLKRAGDILISGSALVFFLPFFALIAVALLLVDGRPLIFRHERIGRHGRSFPCLKFRSMRKDADARLASILANDPERRAEWNETQKLVNDPRVHWLGKYLRMTSLDELPQLLNVFRGDMSLVGPRPIVADEMERYGRQIHYYLAMTPGITGLWQVHRRSDTTYDERVQFDVDYYNTCSLTTDLAILWTTVAVVFLAQNERERLTK